GTGTAGTTGGCGAACTTCGACGGCACCTTGTCGTAGAACTGCGAGTAGCCGCCCGCCGGCATCGGCGCGTTGTCTTCCAGGCGGAACGACAGCAGCACGGCTTTCTTCAGCCACTGATTGACGACCCAGTCGCCGTCCTTCTTTTCGGCGACGCGCAGCGCCCCCTTGTCCAGTTGCTCGATGGCGTGGGCGACGGCTTCACGCACGTCGGCCGGAGCGGCCTTCGGCGACAGTTCGGCGCGGTTTTCCCAAGCGGTGTCAATGATCTGCTGAAGTTGTTGCGACATATGCGTGCTTTATCGAAGAGTTGAAGTCTGAAGAAGGGGATGCGGTGCGCGGGGCTGCCGTGAACGGCAGATCAACCCGCCAGCGCGCGGCAAAAATCGACGATCCGCTGCGCGCCCTGCGTGCATTCGTCGACGTCGGCGACGAGCGCCATGCGCACGAAATTGCGGCCGGGGTTCACGCCGTGCGCAGTGCGCGCGAGGAACGAGCCCGGCAGAACCGTCACATTATAGTCGGCGTAGAGGCGCTGGGCGAACTCGGTGTCCGTCAGGCCCGTGCGCGAGACGTCCGCCCACAGGTAGAACGCGGCGTCCGGCAAGCGCACGTCGAGTACCTCGGCGAGCATCGGCGTCACGGTGGAAAACTTGCGCACGTACTTCGCGCGGTTCTCGCGCACGTGCGTCTCGTCGTTCCAGGCCACGATGCTGGCACTCTGGAACACCGTCGACAAGGCCGCGCCGTGGTATGTCCGGTATAGCAGGAAGTCCTTGAGAATCGCCGCGTCGCCCGCGACGAAGCCCGAGCGCATGCCCGGCACGTTCGAGCGCTTGGACAGGCTCGACAGCATCACGAGCCGCTCGAAACCGCGGCCGAGCTGGTGGGCGGCTTCGAGGCCGCCGAGCGGCGGGTTGGCTTCGTCGAAATAGATTTCGGAGTAGCACTCGTCCGAGGCGATCACGAAGCCGTAGCGGTCCGACAGCGCGAACAGTTCGCGCCAGTCGTCGAGCGTGAGCACCGCGCCGGTCGGATTGCCGGGCGAGCAGACGTAGAGCAGCTGCGTGCGCGCCCAGATGTCGGCCGGCACCGCCGAATAGTCGCAGGCGAAGTTGCGCGCCGGATCGCTATTCACGAAGTACGGCTGCGCGCCGGCCAGAATCGCAGCGCCTTCGTAGATTTGGTAGAACGGGTTCGGACAGAGTACGATCGCAGGCTCGCCGTCAGCATTCTTTTTCGGGTCGAGCACGGTTTGGGCAAGTGCGAACAACGCCTCGCGCGAACCCGACACCGGCAACACCTGGGTGGCTGGATCGACCGGCGGCAGGTTGTAGCGCCGCGTGACCCACTTCGCGATCGACTCGCGCAGCGCCGGCGATCCGATCGTGGCCGGATACGACGACAAGCCGCCGAGCGAGGCCACCACGGCTTCGCGGATCAGCTCGGGCGTAGGATGTTTCGGCTCGCCGATGCCGAAGCTGATGTGCGCGAGACCGGCGCTCGGCGTGACGTCCGCGAAAAGCGCGCGCAGCTTTTCGAACGGGTAGGGCTGAAGGGAGTCGAGTAGCGGATTCACTGGGCGGATCGAGCCTGATCGAAGATGGGCGAGAAACGGATGTGGAAAAAGCGTGCAGAAAAAAGCGGGGCACGCGCCGGCAGCGGTATAACGCACAAAACA
The nucleotide sequence above comes from Paraburkholderia sp. FT54. Encoded proteins:
- the dapC gene encoding succinyldiaminopimelate transaminase, whose amino-acid sequence is MNPLLDSLQPYPFEKLRALFADVTPSAGLAHISFGIGEPKHPTPELIREAVVASLGGLSSYPATIGSPALRESIAKWVTRRYNLPPVDPATQVLPVSGSREALFALAQTVLDPKKNADGEPAIVLCPNPFYQIYEGAAILAGAQPYFVNSDPARNFACDYSAVPADIWARTQLLYVCSPGNPTGAVLTLDDWRELFALSDRYGFVIASDECYSEIYFDEANPPLGGLEAAHQLGRGFERLVMLSSLSKRSNVPGMRSGFVAGDAAILKDFLLYRTYHGAALSTVFQSASIVAWNDETHVRENRAKYVRKFSTVTPMLAEVLDVRLPDAAFYLWADVSRTGLTDTEFAQRLYADYNVTVLPGSFLARTAHGVNPGRNFVRMALVADVDECTQGAQRIVDFCRALAG